A part of Paenibacillus sp. IHBB 10380 genomic DNA contains:
- a CDS encoding helicase-associated domain-containing protein, translated as MKDLSVLDQELLHQIYIHFAGMTFEETSVIPLRTEGQSGAELMLAFLSLRRKGYVVATEKYWGERLYCISPEKIPSIHEAFFTPNLDEVEGTGIQLIRKEKQGIVLDIFSTLVFLSQYKPLLTTKGTLYKKSIQGLTAVIQLDLEDLRDLSLDVLQPLLKDYPQPIAVILDLLVLLNLVSIDMEEKQVIIHEKSLYQWLSLSTEEMTSIVFHIVNERYNDQHREMQHFCQSIRCSTFRAGAWLDVDKIMHWMIGQGLLVEAQRGEWQSKAVAWLHALVGFGWMDMAISEGYFRWKRQSEYMDESASSATDSEYSSFYVQPDYDIMIPPNVGFLQRWRVLLFTEMMKNDHMSVYRLTKQSIARGLSKGIVIEEMIQFLEEHSLGEVPEHVSIVLEQWAREMHDESFEARNGQLFHSIEGEGANGVFMDSVRLLSNTVEDIPTPESLFQGMEQIPMRWRKEFRSYHFSTTTTIVEQALAWHTKVEMTMNGKLAEFTPTNICYSPWMVRGELTVLQDQDYQVIELYPNDFQEIKLLIPPFK; from the coding sequence ATGAAGGACCTATCCGTTCTGGATCAAGAGCTTTTACATCAAATATATATTCACTTTGCGGGAATGACCTTCGAGGAGACAAGTGTCATTCCTTTAAGAACAGAGGGGCAAAGTGGGGCTGAACTCATGCTCGCATTTCTATCTTTAAGGAGAAAGGGATATGTAGTAGCTACTGAGAAGTATTGGGGGGAGCGGCTATATTGTATTTCTCCAGAGAAGATTCCTTCCATACACGAAGCTTTTTTCACTCCTAATCTAGATGAAGTAGAGGGCACTGGAATTCAACTTATTAGGAAAGAAAAACAAGGCATCGTTCTTGATATATTCAGTACATTGGTATTTCTTTCTCAGTATAAGCCCCTCCTTACGACCAAGGGAACGTTGTATAAGAAAAGTATTCAGGGGTTAACAGCGGTCATTCAGCTTGATTTAGAGGACTTAAGAGATCTTTCCTTGGATGTGTTACAGCCTCTGCTAAAGGACTATCCACAACCTATAGCCGTTATACTTGATTTGCTTGTTCTGCTGAATCTTGTATCGATAGATATGGAGGAGAAGCAAGTCATTATACATGAAAAATCTTTGTATCAATGGTTGAGCTTAAGCACGGAAGAAATGACCAGCATTGTATTTCACATAGTGAATGAACGTTACAATGACCAACATCGTGAGATGCAACATTTTTGTCAATCCATCAGATGTTCAACTTTTAGGGCAGGAGCTTGGTTGGATGTGGACAAGATTATGCATTGGATGATCGGACAGGGGCTCTTGGTAGAAGCGCAAAGAGGGGAATGGCAATCTAAAGCCGTAGCATGGCTACATGCTTTGGTTGGTTTCGGTTGGATGGACATGGCGATATCAGAAGGCTATTTCCGTTGGAAAAGACAGAGTGAGTATATGGATGAGTCTGCGTCCAGCGCAACGGATTCCGAGTATAGTAGTTTTTACGTACAGCCGGATTACGACATTATGATCCCGCCTAATGTAGGTTTCTTACAGCGCTGGAGAGTTCTTTTGTTTACCGAGATGATGAAGAATGATCATATGTCTGTCTATCGGTTAACGAAGCAAAGTATTGCAAGAGGGCTGAGCAAGGGGATCGTTATAGAGGAAATGATCCAATTCTTAGAGGAGCATTCCTTGGGTGAGGTGCCAGAGCATGTGTCTATAGTACTTGAACAGTGGGCTAGAGAAATGCATGATGAGTCATTTGAAGCTAGAAATGGGCAGTTATTTCATAGCATTGAAGGGGAAGGAGCGAATGGAGTATTTATGGATTCTGTTCGCTTATTGTCTAATACAGTTGAAGATATCCCTACACCTGAGTCACTATTTCAAGGCATGGAACAAATTCCGATGAGGTGGAGGAAGGAATTTAGGAGTTACCATTTCTCAACGACTACAACGATTGTTGAACAAGCTTTAGCATGGCATACGAAAGTGGAGATGACCATGAATGGGAAGCTGGCTGAATTTACGCCAACGAATATATGTTACAGTCCTTGGATGGTACGGGGTGAACTAACGGTACTTCAGGATCAGGATTATCAAGTGATTGAATTGTACCCAAATGACTTTCAAGAAATTAAGTTGCTCATCCCTCCTTTTAAGTAA